The following proteins come from a genomic window of Miscanthus floridulus cultivar M001 chromosome 2, ASM1932011v1, whole genome shotgun sequence:
- the LOC136536161 gene encoding uncharacterized protein, producing the protein MVSEDTDTAYSIWRGVRNLFRDNKDTRAVYLGAEFRNFYQGDHPVLDYCSRMKVMADRLAGLGAPMNDKDLIYNIVRGLNPRLHHAIPHITLRCRLPSFLKTRSMLQLEEHRIAESDKMQAEAAMVAKATNTGSSLSATPSAAPSAAHLQAAAALVAHTVPGAPTSQGATGKLPAMTSPPSAPYNNDLPSTPSSSTNKKKKKGAPSNRTPLPGFWPTMNPWTGMVQAWPFQVPPRATTVGVLGARPSAPAP; encoded by the coding sequence ATGGTCTCGGAGGACACCGACACCGCCTACTCCATCTGGCGCGGCGTCCGCAACCTCTTCCGCGACAACAAGGACACCCGCGCCGTCTACCTCGGCGCCGAGTTCCGCAACTTCTACCAAGGCGACCACCCCGTCCTCGACTACTGCTCCCGCATGAAGGTCATGGCAGACCGCCTCGCCGGCCTCGGTGCTCCGATGAACGACAAAGACCTCATCTACAACATTGTCCGCGGCCTCAACCCTCGTCTCCATCATGCGATTCCACACATCACCCTTCGCTGTCGTCTGCCATCGTTCCTCAAGACACGATCCATGCTGCAGCTCGAAGAACACCGCATCGCCGAGTCCGACAAGATGCAGGCTGAGGCGGCAATGGTCGCCAAGGCCACGAACACCGGATCATCCTTGTCTGCTACTCCATCCGCGGCGCCATCGGCTGCACATCTTCAAGCCGCGGCTGCCCTCGTCGCCCACACCGTACCCGGCGCGCCCACGTCTCAGGGCGCTACCGGCAAACTGCCGGCCATGACGTCCCCTCCCTCAGCACCCTACAACAACGATCTCCCTTCCACGCCTTCCTCCTCCaccaacaaaaagaagaagaaaggcgcgCCATCAAACCGGACGCCACTGCCTGGCTTTTGGCCGACAATGAACCCGTGGACGGGCATGGTTCAGGCGTGGCCATTCCAGGTGCCACCACGCGCTACGACGGTCGGCGTTCTCGGCGCGCGACCCTCAGCCCCGGCACCCTAG